From the genome of Glycine soja cultivar W05 chromosome 14, ASM419377v2, whole genome shotgun sequence:
ACACAAACTGCACTTGCTGTTCCAGATGAAGACAATTGCATTACAGTTTACTCCTCAAACCAATGCCCTGAGTTTGCGCATTCTACTATAGCAAGATGCCTAGGAATTCCTGAAAATAATGTTCGTGTAATAACAAGAAGGGTTGGGGGTGGTTTTGGTGGAAAGGCCTTGAAAGCAATATCTGTAAGTATTTAGTTAtgctttaatattttgaaaatcttatacATTACTCATCTCTGTGACTTTTTTTTCAATGTAGAGCGTAGATATGAAGCTTCAAATTTTCTGTAGTTTGGAGAAGTCACCGATAAtctgaaaaaaaagttttttttttcttatcaccaTATTTCTCTAGGCATATTAGTATGCGCTCTTATTAGACAAATTTCTGAAACTGTAAAAAAAGTTTACTCCTGTGAGTTATAAATAGAATCTTATGTCATGTCACATCATCTTGAAATTGTCCATATAAGTAGCTTCTTTCCAATATTTGGCTATATCCATCATATGTTGCATGATATAATTGTCAGCGGCAAGCCTGGAATTAGAATTGGTTTTCTACTTCTGTCTTTTTATTTCCTTCTTCCTTCAAAATATTATGTGCTTTAACTTCTCCTTTTTCTAACCCATCCTGTAAGATTGCAGAAAAGATTCAGTAGTAGAGaagttatatatgaaaattacatATGTATGCATGTGTGTCTAACTGTCTATAATACTAACAATTGGATCATGCAGGTTGCCACATCATGTGCACTGGCAGCACAGAAATTACAGCGCCCAGTTAGAATGTATCTAAATCGAAAGACAGATATGATAATAGCCGGAGGAAGGCATCCCATGAAGATAACTTACAGTGTTGGGTTTAGGAATGATGGTAAGATTACTGCACTAGAAATTCAGATATTGATCAATGCAGGGATATATGTGGATATAAGTGCAGTtatgccacatcatatagtttgTGCACTTAAAAAGTACGACTGGGGTGCACTATCTTTTGATATAAAGGTATGCAGAACAAATCATCCTAATAGATCTGCAATGAGGGGCCCTGGGGAGGTTCAGGGATCATTTATTGCTGAAGCTATTATAGAAAATGTTGCAGCTACACTTTCAATGGATGTAGATTCTGTGAGAAGCGTTAATCTTCACACATACAAAAGTCTTCAGTCATTCTATGAGTACTATCATGGTGAACCTTATGAGTATACCTTGCCTTCAATATGGAGTAAGTTGGCTGTTTCTGCAAACTATGACCAGAGAACTAAATTGGTGCAAAAGTTCAACAGGATTAACACCTGGAAGAAAAGGGGAATTTCTCGAGTACCAGCTGTGATTGAACTGACTCTAAGACCAACTCCTGGAAAAGTAAGTATTTTTGTTGACGGGTCTGTCGTTGTTGAAGTTGGAGGAATTGAAGTGGGTCAAGGTCTTTGGACAAAGGTGAAACAGATGGCTGCATATGCTCTGGGTGCTATTCAATGTGATGGAACTGAAGGTCTTTTGGATAAAGTACGGGTTGTGCAATCTGATACGGTGAGCTTGACTCAAGGAGGCTTCACTGCAGGGAGCACTACATCAGAGTCAAGCTGCGAAGCAGTTAGGCTTTGCTGTAATATCTTGGTAGAGAGGCTAAAGCCTCTTAAGGAAAAGCTGCAGGAGGAAATGGACTCTATCAAATGGGAGACCCTTATTCTCCAGGTAGCTactataaataaagtaaaagagCTCAATTTTGAACATTGATAAATTTTCCTCATAAAGAGTTATCTTCATAATTGTGGGAGGAAGTTCCCAGAAGATAAAACCAGTTCTCTTCATAATCATGCAGTAGCATAATAACATGAAGCAAAGTGGCAATTTAactgttttctctctttatgaTCCATATGGACAGAGTATTTATGATTGAATTTCACTACTGACCACTGAAAGGTTTACAAACATGTGTTTTTTAATTCACATTGATGCATGTATATTATTAGTAGTATTCGTAATTGTGCACGAGATGTATCGCTTAAAGCTTTTCTTGTCAAGGTTTTGTAGTGTGTGGTATGGAAGATGGCACATTGGCCCTTATGCATTCTCACAATTTATGGGATCATAATAAACTCctttttaattaggaaaataTTCAATTACCATGTCGCTGACAATTTATTAACATACAGGCATACATGCAAGCTGTGAACTTATCAGCATCTTCATTTTATGTACCTAGTAATGATTCCATGGGTTACCTTAGTTATGGTGCTGCAGTAAGTGAGGtaagatggttttttttttctatgcatATCTCAAATCAAAGTTGTATTTTCTCAAGTTAATTGGTAGTTACTTCTCTTGAATGTTAAGTGCTTATGTCATATTTTCAGACAAGCCATGTTACTGAAGTAACTAAACCAACTTATCTTATACTGCCATGCTAAATAGTGGAAATGATTTCTCAGGTGGAAATAGATCTTCTGAATGGCGAAACCAGATTTTTGCAAACAGATATTATTTACGATTGTGGACAGAGTCTAAACCCTGCTGTGGATTTAGGACAGGTAAGCTAACTACATATTTTCAATGCAAGCTCAGCCCTAACCAAGGAATAACATAAGAATTGGGtccaaaaatagttttaattaacACAACTTCTCACATCAAGACCCTCTGAGAGTGAAAAAAGGACAAAGAACTGGCACACCATTTCCTAagctataaattatatttaatattctaaGTGGAAAAGGCAAGAGTCAACTCCAGATCACTTTGCCAAATAGGCTCCAAGTGTGATATCTTGTTATGAAACAAGATATCAGAGCTTGATGAGCCTTGTTAACAACCAAAGAGGCTCCAATTCCCTATGCTAAAAATGTCTTGTTAAGAACCAACTCAACCACAAACCCTGAGATATTAGTTGGAGGTCCTAGAATGTCTATGGTCTGTTACAATGTACAACTATTGTTCAGTTATTACACTATGAATTAATGCTTATCCTTCTCAACAATTTAATTGTATATATCCTGCAGATTGAAGGAGCTTTTGTCCAGGGGTTGGGATTTTTCATGCTTGAAGAATACGAAACAAATCTTGATGGTTTGGTGTTGCAAGATGGCACTTGGAACTACAAAATCCCAACGATAGACACTATACCTAAACAGTTTAATGTTCAAATCCTCAACAGTGGGCATCACCAGAAACGTGTTCTCTCTTCAAAAGGTATGATCAAGGAGTTACCAAAAACCTGTTTGCGCATTGGtcttgtttatttaaattttcctcATGAATACACATCACTTATACATGAAAAGGAAAGTTTTGTGATTCTCTTTCATTGATTTATCATAGGTTTATTATTCCAACAGTACAATTCCAAAATCTATCGATGATAAAGACAGAAAATATTTGTTAACCTTGTATGTGGTGTAAACTGTTATATGTTTTGTTGATATTTCAAAAGTTAACatttctatttaattaaatataaaaaatattttaaaactaatttagtgtttatactaaaaaacatatttgtattAATGGTCATTTAGATTGGGTCTCACCTTATCTTTTGATTTGGTCTTAAGGTGGTTTTAGAAACActtctttattattataaatatttacattgGAGAAGGTTTTTAAAAAGCTTGCTAGACTCTGTTACCCATTATTTTGAGAAGGACATGTTATATCTTAGGAGACTCGTGCATCACGGAGATAAATCTATGATGATAGAGACAATATCACGTCTCAAGCTAATTTTATTCGTTATTAAATGAATTTCTAAATTGGAGATGAATCATGGTTCATGATTGATCAATTCAAGATTGACCGTTTGATCATGATTTTGGACAGCATGTACAACATAAACTAACTTGTTATAGAAcaggaattttaaaaaataaacagctTGGTATGAAGCCTAAGGATGGAACTAGTAATACTCAATTCAATTTCATCTGCATAacagtttagaaaaaaaaaaaacccaacatGGATTGTGATTATAACTTGTAGCATGTTGCagcctatattttattttacagtttATACTGTCAATAAGATTGAGAAAGCTTTACTTATTTCGGTTTGAAAACCTAAATTTGTTGGCGCAATGCAGCTTCTGGTGAGCCACCATTACTTCTAGCAGCCTCCATTCACTGTGCCACAAGAGCAGCTGTAAAAGAGGCAAGGAAACAGCTTCTTTCATGGAGCAACCaagatgaagaagattcaaCATTTCAGTTGGGGGTCCCTGCAACCATGCCTGTGGTCAAGGAACTCTGTGGACTGGACATTGTAGAAAGATACTTGAAATGGAAAATGGGGAAGGACATAATGGTGCtcacttaaataatttaaaagagtATTTTAATACACATCTctctgaagaagaaaaattataattttttcacaaatattttttataagacaatttttcaTACTGTACCAAGTAATCTTATTCTATACAAACACTTCTGCCGACGAATTTTCATACtgtattatgttattttcttattttatatggactaagattgtgtattagatccatattaatttgaatataatgCCGCATATGCCTGGTTCTGATTAATGAAATTCAAACCAATCAATTTTCATTGATTTGGATTGGTttgaattttacaatttttttttacacaacacTAACCAAACCAATCCTATCAAAAACAAGTTTATTTGGTTTGGATCAATTAGGTCTTctattatgtaaataaataagttgGAAGAACGATCTTATTCTATCCAATTTTCAGTCCTTTTGGTTAAATAAATAAGtggagtttttcttttattttatttcacataATGATCATGCTattggaattttttaaaattttttatgtttacagTAAGAAACAGAAGCTGGTTCAGCTAGGTAGTTTTTGCAGCAAGGAAAAGGACTATCTGGACAGTTATGTTCTCCAGTTATGCATAAGTAAAATAGTTAAAAGTGTCTTGCATCTTACTTGAATGCTCTAACATCCACATAAGCATGCTTTAATTATTAACCAAACcgttttaagaaaaaagaaattgctCGTTATGAAAATTGGTATATGGTTTTTATTTGGTGCGGCTGAATTCATTCATATCAgcaattcaatttttataagaGAATTTTTTGCTAACCAAATTAAATTAGGAAGTTTGCAgctagatattttaattaaactgCACCTCTTGCAGTTCTCAAATAATACACTGTGGAAGATCTAGGTAATTAATAAGTGATAGTAAAAATTCACGACGGCAGAGCATTTCGATCGGCccttaaaatgtttatttaaataatttgtttagaACAAACTTAGTTTAGTAACTTGACAACAATGATATTAATatatctactttttttttggtaagcGAGAAGGTTAGAATCTAAAGTCTTGTGTATACcattatatcaatttttttacatcactttttaataattcaattttttttaatttttttcatctccTCATGTATCTTATCTCTTCCTTTCCTTTGTATCTCTttaattgtgaaattttttttttatagaaaaggaTTATGAAAGTAGAATTCTTCTAATTCTTATATTACACCTTGACTCTAAAATATTGCAGCTTCGATGCCCTTCTTGATTCTTTTTAGAAGactttttctaaattatttactACAATTcacttaataataaataatatataatatttaaaagtgtATTTCAATAATCATTTTTGAAAATAGTTTATCATTTCTTTCAGGAACGTTATTTATAAGAAAGGTATGGTCAGTTTCTAAATACATGCCGACAAAGTTTCATACtgtaatttgttattttgtaaGTACTAAGTTTTTTCAAGATAAAATGAATATGATGCCGCATATAGCATGATATGTAATATTAgcaatgtgtcaaataaaagtAAGAGACACGTGTTTACAAGATGAATTTCCTCCATAAATAATATGGCACGTGCATGCATGACACCGTTGTCCCTTGTCCCATAAAATGATGATAGACTTGTGTTTCGTAAAATAAAGGGGGGAAAGTAAAAGGCAGGTTgctttaaatttgatttgataaaTGGAAAATGTTTTGTTTGTAAAGTCAAgacaatacaaaattatttcttttattatattcttaagatgaatataaaaagaataataaatagttatataaAATGTCAGCtgcatattcttttttttaagataattttttatcaaaaattaatcTTACTGATGTAtgattattattgattaaaaaaatacacttaagaaaatttaatataaatttttctactaaataaattatttttatttatatacaaagTAATAACCAATAGGATATCATGCATCAATTCTGTTGGTTAAAAAAGTACATACTCTACTTTCGGGTGTGTATGAATTATTAAGCTAGGCATCACGAGATGACTTGTGTCACTGTCAGAAACAGAAAGCAACCTTTGCAAACAAAAATTGTAAATGGcgggaagacacatgaacatgTCACTGTCAGGTACAATCTAACATGGGACACAATAAATTTCTAGGCAAATGTTCAGTAGCTTAATAAAGATGAATTCAATTAACAGGGTCGCAAACACAATAAATTTGTAACAACTTAAAATGTTAAGTaaatttttggtttaattacgttgttaattctttaaatttaaattaagcgTTTGTTATGTTAGTTTTAcagttttttaatgattttttactttaaataaagccctcaatatcttttattttttaacttgttaCAAACATGGTGTAGGCGTAGACAAAAATGTTTGGTACAATCAAAATTACAACATGTGAAATGTTTCCGAAACTAACTAAGggagaaaaaataaagttgCTTTGGTATTACGATCCTGCGGACAACTGTATTAGATGATGCAATATCGATCGAGTGTACGTACTGCTTGTCATGAAAGTCACGAGTTTTTCTGTTCTAAATTCCCCCTTGGCTCCACTCACCGACTccggaaaaataaaataaaaaattacaggaTCTAGGAGCAAGTCAGCAGAAACTTCAAcgtaataaaataaactaaaagaaaatctgtttttattgaatgagaaaaaataattatacaatcAGTGTACAAAAATTTACTcagtcatttaaatttaaatatatcatctatgataagtttattaatttttaaaataattatcttaaaaaaattaaagaataatttgtgattaaataaaaataaagtattaaacTCATTTAAATACAAACGGTgtaaaatataaagattttaaGGCTTCTACTTTCTAAACTGCCAACCAATTATaacatgtaaattttttttattattattataaaaagttagcttaaaagttatatcgaacataatttataattaattgatagtGTTTTTTTGAGCAGCCaacaaagttaattttattaactgGTTAAAATCCACAAGTGGTCTAATAGCATAATACAACAGTAAATACATCTGCACAAACAAAGTTTACAAACTATTGTACCACCAGTACAAACAGAACAATTACCATAAGACATAATTAACAACTACAGCACAATATATCCCAATCCTACAGTGTAAAGATTCTTACAATGAGATTGCATGAAAACTAAACTTTCTTTACTATTTATGATTAGTACGTTAATACTGTAAGGTAATGATATGATTCACATAACTAATAACTAATGTCagcatatgcatatatatatatatatatatatatatataaaagaatgtaGTTGAGAAGCACAGGCTGTAATTGTACTGGGACCAATCACTGACAGCTGCTCTCACTCTCCATGTGTATATAGTCTTGATTAATTTCTACATTAATTAGACAATTTGGAACTGTGTATATAGTCTTGATCAATTTCTACATCACATAtacttacttttaatttatttgaaaaaataataacacttaATTAGTATGTATAATGTAAACAACTAAAGACTTAAGGAGTAGGGACAATAATAATTTTGGACCACCTTATAAGTTTTCTTAAATTAGCATACCTCCCTCTCAAACCCACTTTATTATCTCCCTCCTCACTCTCCATTCAACTTCTTCACTTCAGTGCCTAGAATACTGGTAACCTTTCCTTAATAATGCCTTTAACTATGCTCTATTTTCATGTGTTTTTAGATTGATATGTTATTCTCTTGCTTCATATGCATGTCAATTAATGGGATTAACATTATATGCCTATTGTGAAAATATTTCACTATATGCAGGTTCAACTTTCAAGTGTTCAAATGGGGGCAATTTCAACACCCCTTGTGTTGGTTCTTCTATTTTGCTGCCTGGTTTCTGTTTCACAAGCAGAATACTTGAAGTACAAAGACCCAAAACGGCCACTGAATGTTAGAATCAAGGACTTGTTGAAGCGAATGACCCTGGAGGAGAAGATAGGCCAAATGGTGCAGATTGAACGAAGTGTTGCCACCCCTCAAGTGATGAAGAAGTACTTCATTGGTAAATTGCTCTCATCCAAACTCTAACCAAATACTAGTGCCTTATATGCTGTACTATAGTTTACTATGCTTAATAGTTAGtaatgttttcttttccttATCTAAGTGTATGATTTGTTTAATATAAGGGGCATAATAGTGTTTGCTATTATGGAGGTGACATACATTAAAGAAATATAAGTGGTGTGATGATTGATGGGCAGGGAGTGTGCTGAGTGGGGGAGGGAGTGTTCCAGAAACAAATGCATCTGCTGAGACTTGGATCCAAATGGTGAATGGGATCCAAAATGGATCTTTGTCTACCCGTCTTGGGATTCCAATGATTTATGGAATAGATGCAGTTCATGGCCACAATAATGTCTACAAGGCAACCATTTTCCCTCACAATGTTGGGCTAGGAGTTACCAGGCAAGTATACATGTACTCAATTAGTAGTCATGTtaactttttttacttatttgcaATATGAAGACCTTGGTTTTTCAAATGCTAATGCTGTTATATGCAGTTGAATATTTCAATATGCTAACATTTGATTTATCCCTAGACCCTTCAATTAATTATCCTTCATTCagagatatataaaatttgactttaaaattttattattgaaactttttagatctttaaaatgaattattattattttttatcggtTTGCACTATCTAGCTGCTTAACTGAATAAATAGCTATAATTATATAATGCTGATAGGGATCCAGTGCTGATAAAGAAGATTGGAGATGCAACTGCCCTTGAAGTTAGAGCTACTGGAATTCAATATGTGTTTGCTCCATGCATTGCGGTAATTAAGCAAGTGTTGATTCTTATGATTTCTAGATGACATAAAAGTTTAACATTGATCTAGTGTCCTACTATGTTGATACTTGAAAACCTTATTCTTCCACAGGTCTGCAGAGATCCTAGATGGGGACGTTGCTATGAAAGCTATAGTGAGGACCCTAAGATTGTTCAAGCAATGACTGAAATTATTCCTGGTTTGCAAGGAGACATCAGTGACAATTCCAGAAAGGGGGTTCCCTTTGTCGCTGGAAAGTAAGATTCTGGGTATTAACTTCACactgcaaaattaaaataaaatagctaTTGAATTCAATGTGAATCATTAGATTAATTAGTCATCCTTGactttatatgtacttccaTGGACATATGTTGGATGGTAAAAGTCACTCAGTTGCTGTTCACTTcttgtttataattaataattattaaaagatttactgcaatttatattttctgttttttaggCAAAAGCATTGCATTGTATTTATACAATCTTTtagctttttttattcttcGGGGATTTCAGTGTACAAATTTGGTTCTTTTACTtctataagttttaaaatattaaaacttgAATATTCTTTCAATGTAAAGACATTATACCCTTGCCTAAACATTCagttaatgaaaaaaagaacTTCTGCATTCTGGAATTGGTAGTTTGATGAAAGTCAATGTTCTCCGGATATTTTATTAATACCTGCATGCCACATGATCAGTTTCTACTTGgacaatatatatttgatttattggCAAACCTTATTGTGGGAGTGGGATACCATAACCACAGAATTTCAAAAGTCCCTATATAAAACGCAAGGTATATTAATTTGTATAGATGTTATTGAAGTATACAAGGTATAGCCAGAAACAGAAAACAAAGAACTGTAAAAGCgtttttctttatcttattaGCCGTTGCTGATTAACCTTTGCTGTATTAGAAATCACATTTTTTGGGGTTACAATATTAACCTTCAacattttatttactttgacaCAGGAACAAGGTTGCAGCTTGTGCTAAACACTATGTAGGAGATGGTGGCACAACCAAGGGCATTAATGAGAACAATACTGTTGTCAGCTATAATGGATTGCTTCGAATTCACATGCCTGCATATCATGACTCCATTGTCAAGGGGGTTTCAACAGTAATGGTCTCCTACTCTAGCTGGAATGGCCAAAAGATGCATGCTAATCATTTTCTTGTCACTGATTACCTCAAGAACAAACTGAAGTTCATggtaataaataaaacttatttgatTAGTTCTCCAATAAAGCAATTGACGAGTACTTTTGGTtcttttaatctaaattatgtgccattttggttttctaagttttgttttttaggCCAATTAagtctatttttaaaatcagaAAATGGTCTTC
Proteins encoded in this window:
- the LOC114383032 gene encoding uncharacterized protein LOC114383032 isoform X2 — protein: MGAISTPLVLVLLFCCLVSVSQAEYLKYKDPKRPLNVRIKDLLKRMTLEEKIGQMVQIERSVATPQVMKKYFIGSVLSGGGSVPETNASAETWIQMVNGIQNGSLSTRLGIPMIYGIDAVHGHNNVYKATIFPHNVGLGVTRDPVLIKKIGDATALEVRATGIQYVFAPCIAVCRDPRWGRCYESYSEDPKIVQAMTEIIPGLQGDISDNSRKGVPFVAGKNKVAACAKHYVGDGGTTKGINENNTVVSYNGLLRIHMPAYHDSIVKGVSTVMVSYSSWNGQKMHANHFLVTDYLKNKLKFMIMVPFNFTEFIDVLTYQVKNNIIPVSRIDDAVRRILRVKFVMGLFENPHADISLVNQLGSEEHRQLAREAVRKSLVLLKNGKSAEKPLLPLPKKAAKILVAGSHADNLGYQCGGWTITWQGGGGNNLTVGTTILDAVKQAIDPATKVVYNENPDSNFVKSNNFSYAIVIVGEHPYAETFGDSLNLTIPEPGPSTITNVCGSIQCVVVLITGRPVVIQPYLSKIDALVAAWLPGTEGQGVTDLLFGDYGFTGKLARTWFKTVDQLPMNVGDKYYDPLFPFGFGLSTNTTRY